Proteins encoded together in one Streptomyces sp. NA04227 window:
- the rplN gene encoding 50S ribosomal protein L14 — MIQQESRLRVADNTGAKEILTIRVLGGSGRRYAGIGDVIVATVKDAIPGGNVKKGDVVKAVIVRTVKERRRPDGSYIRFDENAAVILKNDGDPRGTRIFGPVGRELREKKFMKIISLAPEVL; from the coding sequence GTGATCCAGCAGGAGTCGCGACTGCGCGTCGCCGACAACACGGGTGCGAAGGAAATTCTCACCATCCGTGTTCTCGGTGGCTCGGGTCGCCGCTACGCGGGCATCGGTGACGTCATCGTCGCCACCGTCAAGGACGCGATCCCCGGTGGCAACGTGAAGAAGGGTGACGTCGTCAAGGCGGTCATCGTTCGCACCGTCAAGGAGCGCCGCCGTCCGGACGGCTCGTACATCCGCTTCGACGAGAACGCCGCCGTCATTCTGAAGAACGACGGCGACCCTCGTGGCACCCGTATCTTCGGCCCCGTCGGCCGTGAGCTGCGCGAGAAGAAGTTCATGAAGATCATCTCGCTCGCGCCGGAGGTGCTGTAA